ATGCATCATTTTATCACGGACTTCCTTGATAACGCTTATTTTACTGACGTTTTCAGAAACGTACATCGTGCGAATTTCGTGTTCAACATTTACGCCGTTTAAAATCGTATCAGACGCTTTGTTGTGATAATTGTATTCGAAGGAAAGATGGATTTTATTCAATGATTTCAGTACTTCTGTAATTTCAAATTTTCCTTTTTTGATGATTTCGTTTTGAAGCAAATAAAGCGTAACGGCTCGATACATCGCGCCAGAATCCACATAAATATAATCCATTTTTACAGCTAAAGCCTTTGCCAGCGTGCTTTTTCCGCAAGAGGAATATCCGTCAATCGCGATGGTTATTTTACTCATTTCTTTTTTTGAGGTTCGAAAAATTATTTTTTCGAATGCATTTTTTTCTTCCTACAAAAGAACAAAAAAATTACATTAATTCGGCAAGTTCCATCCAACGCAGCGATTTTTCGTCGAGCGATTGTGTTGCTTTTTCAAGTTCTTCCGCCCATTTTCGCAACTCTTCGTGGTTTTGGCTACCTTTATTTAAGTGCTCCAAAAAATTATTTTTTTGAAGCTCTAATTCTGCGATTTCTTTTTCTAATTGTTCGTATTCTAATTTTTCTTTGTAAGATATTTTTCGTGTTGCGGAATCCTTTTTTTCAGGCTCTTGGAAAATTATTTTTTCAACCTTTTCAGGAATCACCGCTTTTTGCTCTTTCTCTTTTAAGGCAAGATATTCGCGGTATTGAGAATAATTTCCGGGGAAATCTTTTAATTCGCCTTCACCTTCAAAAACAAAAATATGATCCACCAATTTATCCATAAAATAGCGATCGTGAGAAACGATTAAAACGCATCCTTGAAAATCGAGTAAAAATTCTTCCAAAATTCCTAAAGTGGTGATGTCTAAATCGTTTGTAGGCTCATCCAAAATTAAAAAATTCGGATTTTTCATCAATACAGTCAATAAAAAAAGCCGACGCTTTTCGCCTCCGCTGAGTTTGGAAACAAAGCCGTATTGTACTTCTGGCGGAAATAAAAATCGTTGCAATAATTGCGATGGAGATATTTTGGAACCATCGTTTAAGGTAATGTATTCTGCCGAATCTTTTACTACTTCGATAACTCTTTTATCCGCTTCGCCAACAATTTTTCCTTCTTGCGAATAATAGCCAAACACTACGGTTTCGCCAGTTTGTATTTTTCCAGAATCGTAGGATTCTGTGCCTTGTAAAATATTTAAAAAAGTAGTTTTTCCAGATCCATTTTTTCCGGAAATACCAATTTTTTCGCCTTTTTTAAAGGTGTATGAAAAGTTTTTCAGAATTAAATGTTCACCAAAACTTTTGGAGATTTTAATGAGTTCAATAATTTTTCCGCCCATGCGTGGGATTTTTACATTGAGTTGAAGTGCGTCTTCCGTTTTCCGGGATTTTGCTTTCGCTTCTACATCGTAAAATGCATCTACTCTCGATTTCGACTTAGTACCACGTGCTTTAGGCATTCGTCGCACCCATTCCAATTCGCGTTTGTATAAATTTCGGGCTTTGTCGATTTCGCTGGAAGAAGCCAATTCGCGTTCTGATTTTTTCTCAATAAAATATGAATAATTGCCTTTGTAACGATACAATTGATGGTTATCCAATTCCATGATTTCATCGCAAATGCGATCCAAAAAATAACGATCATGCGTAACGATGAAAAGCGTGATTTCCTTGCCTGTTAAGTAATTTTCGAGCCACTCAATCATTTCAATATCTAAATGATTGGTAGGTTCATCTAAAATCAAAAAATCAGGTTCGTTGATGAGTACGCGCGCCAACGCAACACGCTTTTTTTGTCCACCAGAAAGCGCGCTGATAGGGCGATCCAGATAATCCACTTTTAATTCGGAAAGTATTTGTTTTACTTTTACTTCGTAATTCCAGGCGTCCAAACGATCCATTGCAGCCATTGCTTTTTCCAAGCGTTCGCCATCAAATGTTTTTTCAGGATTTTCGCTTTCGAGAATACACTCTTCGTATTCCTTAATGGCTTTTAAAATAACGGTATCGGAATCAAAAAGAATTTCCAGCACTTTTTTTTCGGGTGCTAAATCCGGTTGCTGACTGAGATAAGAAACGCGTAAATTTTTACGAAAAACGGCAGAACCCGAATCGGGCACATCTAATCCGGCCAAAATCCGAAGCAAAGAAGTTTTTCCTGCTCCATTTCGGGCAATTAATGCTACTTTTTGTCCTTGATTGATGCCAAAACTGACATCTTGAAACAATTTTTTTACGCCGTACGATTTAGAGAGCGTTTCAACAGATAAATAATTCATGGGCGGCAAAAGTAATAAATAAAGCGTCTGGAACACGGAATCGTGTTGAATTCAACTTTTTAACATAAATCACTAATTGCTAACATTCTATTTGGAATATTAATAGAATTATTATAGCTTTGTCAGTAACTAAACTACTATGCCCATGAGAA
Above is a window of Bacteroidia bacterium DNA encoding:
- the cmk gene encoding (d)CMP kinase is translated as MSKITIAIDGYSSCGKSTLAKALAVKMDYIYVDSGAMYRAVTLYLLQNEIIKKGKFEITEVLKSLNKIHLSFEYNYHNKASDTILNGVNVEHEIRTMYVSENVSKISVIKEVRDKMMHIQHDLGKNKGVVMDGRDIGTRIFPNAELKIFMTADMNVRVQRRLDEMTSKGDYATFEDVKHNLTQRDHDDTHRKESPLTQAKDAIILDNTDLNKEQQLEFVLRVINDLLLTKD
- a CDS encoding ABC-F family ATP-binding cassette domain-containing protein; this translates as MNYLSVETLSKSYGVKKLFQDVSFGINQGQKVALIARNGAGKTSLLRILAGLDVPDSGSAVFRKNLRVSYLSQQPDLAPEKKVLEILFDSDTVILKAIKEYEECILESENPEKTFDGERLEKAMAAMDRLDAWNYEVKVKQILSELKVDYLDRPISALSGGQKKRVALARVLINEPDFLILDEPTNHLDIEMIEWLENYLTGKEITLFIVTHDRYFLDRICDEIMELDNHQLYRYKGNYSYFIEKKSERELASSSEIDKARNLYKRELEWVRRMPKARGTKSKSRVDAFYDVEAKAKSRKTEDALQLNVKIPRMGGKIIELIKISKSFGEHLILKNFSYTFKKGEKIGISGKNGSGKTTFLNILQGTESYDSGKIQTGETVVFGYYSQEGKIVGEADKRVIEVVKDSAEYITLNDGSKISPSQLLQRFLFPPEVQYGFVSKLSGGEKRRLFLLTVLMKNPNFLILDEPTNDLDITTLGILEEFLLDFQGCVLIVSHDRYFMDKLVDHIFVFEGEGELKDFPGNYSQYREYLALKEKEQKAVIPEKVEKIIFQEPEKKDSATRKISYKEKLEYEQLEKEIAELELQKNNFLEHLNKGSQNHEELRKWAEELEKATQSLDEKSLRWMELAELM